TCAAATGATTTGTAAGCACTAACTGCTACCTCAGAAGTGTTACAGTATTACagagaaaaactaaataaaaatagGATTTTCAGGactttttagtatttttatgaTTTCACCATCGCAGTCATTTTAGCTGTACGGTCTTGGAAAAGTTGATTCAACAGTCTGTTGCTTTCTgtgctgcaacaaacaaaagcttcTAAAACCTTTataacacacagtcagtcactaTTTGGTTTCTTTTGTCCAAACTCATTACCTCTTCATATGTTCCAACTTGTCTGAAATAAAATCTGGTTTCATCCGTTTCTTATCGTCCTGTTTCATTAAAACTGTTCTCAATAAAATTCAGGCCACTGAATTAAAATCAACTAAAGTCGTTTACATGTGCATGTCTGTTCATGGACGGtgtggaagaaagaaagtaggcgttcttttcattttattataaaacagtttattttatgttCCACAACACACTTAGTGATACAATCTTTTCTATAATAGATTTTCTGTTATTGTACAAACGAGcccaaacatactgtaaaaccagtggttttcattatttttacatgAGGCACTGCGTTGACTACTAATTCATATAAAACGTAATGCCCAAATGCTTTCTAAGGTAGTTCAATATTTGAGtcaaatgtgcatttttcaaAGGAACACAATTTCACTGCAGACAAATCtgttttcctttgtcttttttcaaacATGTGTTCCCTGTGCACAACATACTGACCCCTCATACAGATGTTTTCTTGTGCTGTCGGTGTCGTTGAGCTGCATTCGAGTAGTTTGACTGGCTCTAATGCAAGAAGTGTGAGATGGCTTTACAAAATCTAGCAGAGCAAACTGTCTGACTGCTTAAAGGCTCGACAATGTTTCATactctgaaacattttcagaataGTTGCATGACACTGTCAGTACTGCGTGCCTGTTCCTCACCACCACTGAAATAGGTATGCGTCCCCTTTATAACTCGTCTCGTCTCACTTGTTCAGCCGCCTCGTCCACCTTAAGTTTCAGTTCATCTTCCACAATCTTCCCATCTTTATTGCTGTCCTGGTTATTGAACATATCCTCAATGATGCTGTTGACATCGGCCCCTGGCCGAAGACGACCTTTGCCCTCTTTGACTTGGAGCATGATGAACACTGAAAACTGGAGAATATAGGAGACAGGGCTGCATTGTTAAAAGCCTTTGACTGCGTATACCACGGCTGTCTCTCTTGCtttaaaaaggtacatttaGCAGGGAAAATGATTTGACTTGTCTGCTTACCTCCTCTAGAGGAACCTCTTTGTCACCATTGAGGTCCATAGCAGGGAAGATGGGATGGGGGCTGTCTCCcagccacacaaacatgtagcCTTCAGGCACACCCTTCTGCAGCTCCACTAACTCCAGCTCAAAGAAGAGCACTGCACTCCCGGGAACTCCTCCAGCTGGAGACAccaggacagaggagagagtaCATGATTTGGggtaaaaaagaaagtgaagaagagTGTCATCTAAGCAGTTCCCATGACTGACCTCCATTTTCACCATGTCCCCAGTGTGGCGGAACaaccacctccctcctctcgcCCACACACATGCCACTCAAACCTTCCTCCAGACCCGGGATCACCTTGTTTGCTCCGAGAGTCGTGATGGAAGGTGAGTCGTAATGGTCCCTGGAAAAGTAACACAGAACTTGTTACCACTCTTAACAGTGGGgattataaaataaaacttttccATGTATCCAAACCTCGAGCCATGCAGGCATACGTGCTGTTGCCATGGACATGTGAATAGTATGATATCTGCATTTCCAAGCCCACTGAAATCTGTCAGACAAGGAGCCAGCAATGATTACATGCATgaaccaggaggaggaggagggtgcagTGTAGCAGAGTGAACAGCAGAGGGCGCTCACGAGGAGTACAGCAGGGTGCCGTCCATCAAGGAGCAATTATAACGATACTGAATCCAATCGTCAGCTTCACTGGTCATGATGCATTCCTGAGACTTGTGGGTGACTTTaatctggaccaggtctttgGGGTTGTGGAAATCAATGACATGAATGTCAAAGACCAGCACCGCAGAGCCAGGAATGAGGTCTCCTACAGCGgaagaaagaaatcaacagGGCAGTGTTACGAACATAAACAAGACCAAGTGGTTTGTAGGTCCAAGTGTCTTTTGACTCTTCATTTGTTTCAAGCTCACCAACTCCGTCTTCACCATACGCCATGTGAGGAGGGATGGTaatccttctcttctctcccgtGCACAGCCCAAGCAGGGCTTTGTCCATCCCTCGGATCACATATCCCCTGCCGACGTAAGTGTTATAGGTGCTGTTTCGCTGGTAGCTGTCAAGGGAAGCATTGAACTCTTAGTTAGttcattttttctttgattttcttgcTTTCTGAGAATGGAGAAATCTCAGGTTTACCTCGAGTCGAAGGCCTTGCCATCCTGGAAGGTGCCGTTGTAGTGGTAGCGGATGTAATCTCCAGTCACCGTCCTACGGGTGCAGCCTTCAGgcacctccttcacctccacaATCAGATCATCCTTAGGGTTGAACACATCAACCATCAGCACCTCGAACACCAGCGTAGCCTGAGGAGGGACCTGAGTCCCttttggggaaaaaagcaaGACATGCAGTGTGTCTACAGGTCTGAACCAGTCACATGTACTTATCCTTAATGAGGACCATTTTTCAAAGCATGCTCTAACTTCTGAGAATACCTTTCTACCTTTCAGACTTTCCTTTTTTCGTTCATATTAGTGCAGTATGGAACAGTCTTTAATTTTTCTTACTTcctattgcactatcctgtatgctgctgtaacaatgcaaatttccccgctgagggattaataaacTTAACTTAAACTTAATCTTAACTTTAACCCGTTTTTTACATTACTTTTCTATATAACATTATTGCATAATAATGCAGTAAGAGTGGACTCTCCTAAAAACATAACACTGTGTTGTAGGTGAGCATGTTAGTACCAGAGCCGCTCTCTCCATACGCCAGGAAGGGTGGGACGATGATGATCCTTCTCTCCCCAACACACATGCCCAAAAGACCCTCGTCCATGCCTTTGATGAGGTCGCCCTGCCCCAAGTAGGTGTCATAGGTTGCATTCCTCGAGTGACTAAATTaaacacaagacaagacagagcTTAATGTTAAAACCTAACCTCTCGCCTTAAAGCACTACACTACACCTCGGCCTCACCTGGAGTCGAAGGCTGCACCAGACAGCAGGGTGCCATTATAGTGATAACGGACAAAATCTGATGCCACAGCGGTGCGGTTGCAGCCCGCAGGTTTGCTGAGTGTGCGGATCTGGACCTTGTCCTCAGTGCTCCAGATGTCCAGCAGGAGAACGTCATACACCAACACAGCATCGGGAGGAATTATACCACctgtcagacaaaacagcacagatTGACACAAACCAGAACAGATGATGTGTCCAACAAAGTGTCACGTTTATCTGCACCTGTTCCGATGCTTCCGAAGGCCAGGTGTGGGGGGATTGTGATCCTCCTGCGTTCATTGACACACATGCCCTGAAGACCACGGTCCATCCCTGTGATGAGTCTGCCCAGGCCGACCTGGCTGATGAAGGCTTTGCCTCGGTCATGACTGTAGACAGCATGGGAGAGGTGGAGTGTTTCATTGACGGAGTGTCTGGTGTCATGGTGTTATTTAGTTTTTTGCATCCAATGTTCCATCCACAACAGCAGTATTACCTAAAGGGACTTCACCTCCCTCTTGGCTTTattatgatttcattttattttgaaaaattagAATTTGtttgccatggcaacaaatgTCCTCCACCCAAACCAGAGACAAACTCAACCTTTTTTCTCCACCTACAAGGATACTAACTCACTGCTGAAACATAACTCGTGTACTTTTTTTGGAAACATACCAAGTTTTGAAGTTGTAGCCTCACTGTGATGTGAGTGATTACATTGTTTGTTGTCAATGCGACTGACAcgtctgcagctgctgaggaAGGTGAGGTTCATGAGATCCTCGCTGCAGCAGTTTAACCGCTGGAAACATCATCATCTAACATTACATGCTGCATGCTAGTCATCGCACGTGAGGTGTCTCGTTACCGTAGCTCGTTCTTAACTTTAAACATTTAAGCTAACATCCCTGTGGGAAGACAGACAGTTTACGCTGTGAATGAACGCAGTCTTTAAATGTTGCCTTTCGCTGTAACTTCACCTGGAGTCAAACTTCTTGCCGTCTGCATCGAAGGTACCGTTAAAGTGATAACGGATAAAATCCTCTGTTTGCACCTCTCGAGGACAAACTTTCGGTATCTCGTACCGATCGACAACAACGTCCACTAACGGCCCCGGGTTGCTGCTCACAGTAACCGCACGGAGGAACATTAAAAGCGGATATATCATCAGAGCCATTTGGAGTCAGTCCGTCTGCCTGCGGGGAGATGCGGGTgaagtggagagagaaggaCCGCAAGAAGTCAGGGACGGTGGAGCTGCGTCAAGACCGCTGGAATGAGATAGACTACTTCCGGttacaattacaaaataaatgccTTCTGGAATAACATGGGGTATGAAGAAACTGACATTCTTGGTCCAATGAGGACTCCTACACATGAATGTTATCAACCcactgagggaaacatctgttaAAACCTCTTCAACCCTAGAAACAAGCTTTATTTAAAGCacaagataccaaatatgtcagattgaattaaaaaaaaagaaaagagtcctgggtttgaatatttccttCTGTGTAACCAAAATGTAGCTTCAATGAAGAGCCAGCTGATGCAGAATATATATGATACCGTCAGACTGTGCTAATTTCAACAAAGTAAGAGCTACTTAAGGAGACAAGAGATAACTTGATTTTAAGGGTTAAAGTTGCATATATGACACAGATGTAATTGTTAAAAATTGATCAAATGGAAAAGGCCGATAGATTTGTCTCTTTTCTGGTCAATTACACAATTTGTTGGTCTTGGTTACAATATCTTGAGTACAGCACAACTGAGTAATTTCTAGGCGCACGGTTCAGCATTATGCTTTTGAAAACAGAAATCCAGTAGACCTATATATCAAACACACGTGCATATATAAGTGACCACACATATCTGGCCCAGAGGTAAAGAAACTCAAACTACATTGTCTGTCACCATAAACCATAAGCAAGTAACACTCCTGGTACTCACATTGAAAAACAATCATGCTAAAGaacatatttcttcttcttacttTGTGCCATTATTCTGAATGTATAATCGGCACAACTTCCGGCCTTGTTCCGCCTCTTCCTGTCTTGCTTAACGCATCTTTCGGGTCATGTactccacagagcagcaggaggagtgGCCCCCGGGCCCCCACCCACTTTTTAATGGAATTCTGCAAACGTGTTATGCCTGGCTCGGAGGCCTGGCCCATGACTTCACCCACGTATGAGATGAGCCGACAATTATAATGTGCTTCCCAATAATCTGAAGTTATTCTTTCGTGTCGCAGTGAAGTATATAAGGCatactttactgtttttatattCTCCAAATTACGCACAGAATTGTGTTTCGGGCACGTCTGTCTGCCTGAGAAGAAAGTGGCTCTGGGTCCTAATATCCATCATACTCAGACATCTTCCTAAAGAGCCTCTAACATTATTAATATGAAAGTTTCAGATATCTCAGACTCGGAGGTTAGATTTGCCCAGATGTGATGTGTCAGCTATGCAAATGGCTGTTTTAGCTCACCACTCCATGTCTCAGCTTGTCAGTTTGCTTGGAATGTGGTTACAAAGTCTAACCAGGCTGAAAATACACGACAGCTATACTATCTGACGACTATTCAGAATCATATATTTTATGAATACGTTATCTGCCAACAGCTTGAGAGCTGGAGGTAAAATTGATctaattatataaaaataaaaacaataacatccCTGTTGACATGTTAGATCTGGGTCCATGGGTCTGTTGGGTGTTATGACCCTGATAAACTCTGGGGAAAGTTGGACCCTCTTGTCTGCCTTGAGGTCCAAACTCGGACTGTGTCAAGCACGCCAGAGTTAGCGCCACCTATACCGGAAGTATGGACTTCTTTCTTCAAGGTAATTGTCAGGAGTTGTGTTTGTCAGCTATGGGGCTGCAGATACCAGTTGATTCATCTTCTTATATTTTTGATTAGTGAAAAtgctcagagtgtgtgtggtcttatctgcagacactcacacacaaaattatTCCATAATTGTAATAAACAAGAAAAGATAGCTGGTCATTTTCTAACCTgcattgtgtaaatgtttggCCTTTTCACCAACCACTTTTTGCATACAGGACAGCCCTTTATATTTTCACACTGggataaaaatatttttgcatatATAACACATAAAACTTGCTTGAGGTAATTCAGAACAGTTAACACAATATGTGTAATTTCttcccggggatcaataaagtatttctgattctgattctgatgtgtgtttatttttgacatATGTGCTTACAATGCACCGTGGTTGGAGAAGTATGTAATGCAGCTCAAGACAATTACTTTGAGAATAATAAACATGATGTTCCCTGTGACTTATCTCAAGTGAGTTTTTGAATTTGACTGCAGCAGTCAAAAATACAATCAgtggggcttttattttgacagttctGACCAGAAGATCTTGTATCCAGCATCTCGATCGACGAAGCTCTCCCAGCCTACGTGCAGGAAGACATGAGCAACCTCTGgtaaagaaagaggaagttTGTTCATCCATTCAAAACAAGAAGAGTCTGCTGCTGGAGCCGGTGGAGGCGACGATGCTCCTGAAAAGCTTGTGTCTGGCCTTCCTCCTCCCGGCCCTGGTGAAGGCTCAGTATGAGAAGTACAGCTTTAAAAGTTTCCCTCAGAAGGACATCATGCCGCTGGACTCTGCGTACAGCTTCGCGCTGGAGCAGTACGCGGCGCAGAACTGGGCAGAGAGCATCAAGTACCTGGAGCTCAGCCTGCGGCTCCACCGGCTGCTGCGGGACAGCGAGACTTTCTGTAGCCGCAACTGCAGCTCCGTCAGCCGGGACAACGACACCCTGTTGGCCGACAGCAGCCTCCGCGTCGTGCGCCACATCCTGCTGAGAGCTGCGTGCCTTAAAAAGTGCAAGGCGACTTTTCCAGTGTTTAACCTCGCATACCCACGGAGGGATGTACTGGAAACTTTCGAGAAACGGATACCGTATcggtacatacagtatgcatacTACCAGGTGAGAGCGAAGGCGTGATGTGTCCAGTGTTAAATGAAGGCCTTCGCTACTAAACTCTGAAGTTACTCCAAATACTTTAATACGACGCTGTGACTAAACGCACACTCACAGTCTCCACAGTGGACGTCAGAGAGACGTGATATGAAGTTACTGCAGGACGTATATGTGGGATATGGTCGTTATGAACTCAGGGTCCTTCAGTAAATGTTGATTTAACTGTGCATAACTGTGCGTAACGGGCGCAGTCACCCAGCTAAAGTATCTGCAGTCGGTTCCTCCAGGCAGACTGACTCGGTTTGACTCACCGAGAGGAAATCTGGAGTGCAGTTCACTCTCCCTGCTGCTTTGTTGCGCCCTCCTGCCGACCGAGCAGCAGTTGAGCATGTGCCACGTCTCTTCCAGTGTTCCCCCGAAACAATCCCCTTATTCTTCTCTGTCAGACCGGCTGAGGAGGACTGAGGTTGGCTCACAAGGCAAAAAGACTGATCTGATTTTTGAGTTTCATAAAGTTTGTATTGAACTCCAGATGATCTCTCTTCGAGGAGAGAACTGAGTGTGTTTACTACTTTCAGTTagtcttttatatatatatatatgtatatatatatatgtatatatatatatatctatatatctgcCATTATCTCTTCATTTGTTTCACATACCACATTAGTTTTCCATCTAGTCACTCAACAAGACTTTGTGTTCTGACCTCAGTGATCCACATCTGTTAGTAGTTGTTGGAgctcaggggtcagaggtcacgttACCCAGTAATGACAGGAGCCCTTCATGCCAGTGCTGTGATGTCCATTGT
The sequence above is a segment of the Enoplosus armatus isolate fEnoArm2 chromosome 17, fEnoArm2.hap1, whole genome shotgun sequence genome. Coding sequences within it:
- the LOC139299968 gene encoding peptidyl-prolyl cis-trans isomerase FKBP10-like, which produces MALMIYPLLMFLRAVTVSSNPGPLVDVVVDRYEIPKVCPREVQTEDFIRYHFNGTFDADGKKFDSSHDRGKAFISQVGLGRLITGMDRGLQGMCVNERRRITIPPHLAFGSIGTGGIIPPDAVLVYDVLLLDIWSTEDKVQIRTLSKPAGCNRTAVASDFVRYHYNGTLLSGAAFDSSHSRNATYDTYLGQGDLIKGMDEGLLGMCVGERRIIIVPPFLAYGESGSGTQVPPQATLVFEVLMVDVFNPKDDLIVEVKEVPEGCTRRTVTGDYIRYHYNGTFQDGKAFDSSYQRNSTYNTYVGRGYVIRGMDKALLGLCTGEKRRITIPPHMAYGEDGVGDLIPGSAVLVFDIHVIDFHNPKDLVQIKVTHKSQECIMTSEADDWIQYRYNCSLMDGTLLYSSDHYDSPSITTLGANKVIPGLEEGLSGMCVGERREVVVPPHWGHGENGAGGVPGSAVLFFELELVELQKGVPEGYMFVWLGDSPHPIFPAMDLNGDKEVPLEEFSVFIMLQVKEGKGRLRPGADVNSIIEDMFNNQDSNKDGKIVEDELKLKVDEAAEQVRRDEL